In Brassica napus cultivar Da-Ae chromosome C2, Da-Ae, whole genome shotgun sequence, the sequence CTTCAGTACCTTTTATATAATGGTGTGTCTTGTGGAATGGTTGGTGATAATGGTTTCTTTGGATGTGTCTTTTTTGGCAGGAGCATTTGCTAATTGTATGTGAACTTCTTAAGGCTAATCTATACGAATTCCACAAATTTAACAGAGAATCAGGTGGTGAAGTATATTTCACAATGCCAAGATTGCAGGTTACTCCGCTACATCATTACCAAATTTAGCATAGTTACATATCTAGCCGATACCTGATCTCTTTTGGACCGTTTTGTACAGTCAATCACTATACAATGCCTAGAACCACTTCAGTTTCTACATGGACTTGGACTTATACACGGTGATTTGAAGCCTGAGAACATATTGGTGAAAAGCTACAGCAGATGTGAAATAATAAAAGGCATCAACCTTGGAAGTAGCTGTTTCGAGACGGATCACCTATGCTCGTATGTTCAGTCGAGGTCGTATAGAGCACCAGAAGTCATATTGGGACTTGCTTACGATAAAAAGATAGACGTTCGGTCTCTTGGGTGCATTTTGGCTGAACTATGTACAGGCAATGTAAGTTCTGTATTTTCTATTGACCTGGTCCATCTCTGATGTCATTGCTTTGTCATGTCACTGTAATCCAAAACATTTGGAAGTGAAAGTTGTTGATTTTGGGGAGTTATGTTTGCAGGTTCTTTTCCAAAATGATTCTCCAGCCAGTTTGCTTGCAAGGGTTATAGGAATCATAGGATCTATCGATCATGAAATGCTTACAAAGGGACGTGATTCCCACAAATACTTTACAAAAAACAGAATGCTATACGAGCGGAACCAGGTGAGTGTAGAGGTGCTAAATGGGCGAGCCCATGTCCATTAGCCCATATTGGTTTGTCCATTTATAGTTTATGGTCAGAGAATGGCCATGTCCATTAAGGACCATGTCCATTAAGGACTAAACCCACTAACACCCATATTTATATGGGCTGTCATGAGTCCATTAAGGACCATTTAAGGAAAATTTTGTATTCTAatctataaacatataaatacaagttcatattaataataGCTCCATAActccatataaatacaaattcaTGAGTTCATAACTCCATAACATAACTCCATAAATGTAATAAGTGCATATATAAGTTCATAAGTCCATAACATAACTTCAGTACACATAAGTGATAAGTCAAGCTACTTCATCTTCTCCTCCATCTTCTTCCATAAACCCTACAAAACAAGTAACCACAGAAAACACATGTTCATACAAGAACATCAAAGGTATGCATCCAAGAGCTATCTCCAAACGAAAAACACATATACGTTCTCACACATACTCTTAAGACAGATAGACTCTACTTCGGACATGGCATGTTGGATCTGCTTCTCCAACTTCCTCGGAGGGTTCAAAATCCTCATCATCACCTAACCAAATTCGTTTATCAGTTTCAAAGACAACCAAATTCAATGAAAATAACTTACAATCTAAAGCCTCAAATCCCCTTAACCAATTCCTTGCGCAGATCAGTGCTCGCACATTCGAAGGAAAGAGGCAGCTTCTGTATTTGTTCAATACACGGCTGCCAATGCTGAAGGATGATTCTGAAGCCACCGTGGTGATGGGTATGCTCAAGACCTCACATGCCATTGATGCAAGCTCCTTAAACCGATTAGCATTCTCTCTCCAATAGGAGAGAACATTCAAACACTGAAAGGCCATCATGTCTAAAACCGGTTCTTCTAGGTACTTATCCAAGGTTGATTTCCCACTACCACCAGGTCCAGCATTCTGTGAGATGAAAGCATAAAACCCCTGCAACCGAAAGGAAGTAACGTCTATCATAGTCTGGTTTTCTTCTAGAGACTAAGTTAGCAATGCAATGAAACAAAGCAAAGTAAGTAAGCTTACATCATATCCTGGTAAAGTGGTTTGCGCAGGCTTTGATCTTGAAGCCATGTTTTTCTTTGTGTTCTTCTTATAAACACCAAACAGCTTCCTTATCTTCTTCTTAACATGATCCATTTTCATCTTACTTGTGGCTGCATCTAACGTTGTGAAGCAGTATTCCAAGAATGCAAACTTCAGTCTCGGATCAAGCACGGCAGCAATGGCTAAGATGTCAGAATACTCCTCCCAATACTTATTGAACTTGGGCTTCATTGAAGCCACCATCTCACAGATTACATCATCTCCATTGAACTCGTTTTCTTTCAGCCAGTTCTCAATTCTCCACACATGCATAAAATAGAGGTTAGATGTTGGATATGAAGAACCAGAAACAAGCTTGGTCATCTCAGCAAATGGAGACAAGAAGTCGGAGAGAAGCTCTGCCCTCTCCCATTCCAATTCGCTTGGACAGAACTGATATGATTCTTCCACTTCAGCAAGGTGGCGGAAGGCTTCTCTATACATGATGGCTCTCTCTAGCATAAGATGCGTGGAGTTCCATCTTGTTGAGACATCCATAACCAGCCCTGGCAACACACCTTTATCTTTAGGTTTAACTGCCATTGTTTCCACACAACTCTGAAACAGTCTCTCTCTAGTTTCAGTCACTTTCACAAACTTGACACTCTCTCTTATTTTATCCAACGCTCCACCAATAACACTCAGTCCATCTTGAACTATCAAGTTCAAGATGTGAACGACACACCTCACGTGGAAGAACTCTCCACTGCAGACCAGTTCCCTTCGTAGCTGCTTCTTGAGAATGGACTGCATGTTATCATTTGATGACGCATTGTCCACGGTAATGGTGAAGATTTTCTTCTCCAGCTCCCATtctctcagcaactccattatCTTCATCGATATGGCACCACCCGTATGAGGAGGAGGAAACGCGCATAATTCAATAATCCTCGACTTCAGACTCCAATCACTGTCTATGTAATGCGCCGTCAAACACAAATACCCTTCAACCGTCAAAGCTCTCCACAAGTCTGTCGTCAAGCAAATCCTTCCCGGAATCTCTTTTAGCTTCTGTCTCAGTTTCAACTTCTCCCTCTCATAGATCTTCAAGCAGTCGCTAGCTGCTGTACTTCTGCTCCATCAAAGCTACTGCAATCATCTCACGAAACACAAGCTGATCTATCTTCCTACCGGTTCCAGATGTACCAGGGACAGGATTCAAAGAACAATTTCTCATATGACGCAAAAGACTCGAGGTTCCACTTCTACGCAGGTTTAAGCAGTACGAGTGTTTGCAAAATTTACACTGAACATCATTCGAACCATCTGGATACTTCTCTCCTACTATATCAAAATGCTTCCAACATCTAGAGTGTCTGCGTTTACCTCCTCTTTTCCTTTTGATGTGGTTTTCAGCTGTGCTCATGAGAGTATCTTCCATTGCTACTACttcatctccatctccatctccatctccatctgAGTTTTGATCCATCAGCTCATCCCCACTCATGTAGTCTGTGTCATTTAGGTCCAAAGTATCTTCATTGTCCATCCTGAAGCGATAAAACAGAGAACAAGTTGGACAATTATCTTCTAAAAAGAAACAGAGGCGATCTTCTACATGAACTTTTCAGAAAAATCATAAGAAAACAAAGTtttcaaaatcatataatttagcATATAATTTAGCAAACATTTAAAGCATCTACATCActgataataaaacaaaatgttCTTAagtatgataaaaaaatatcttctaaAAAGAAACAGAGGCGATCTTCTCAAATGGTAAAGAAACTACTCAAATGGTAAAGAAACATGTCAAGCAAACAAGCAAAGAACAGCTCAAGTAACAGAGAACAAGTTAAACAATTATCTGctaaaaagaaacagagagtaAAGATACTCATTTCAAATCATCAAAGAGTAAAGAAACTATTCAAACAGAAACAGACCCATCTCAGTTACCCATCTCAAGCAAACAAACCATTAAACAAACGAACTAATAAAGATGTCATAACTAAAGCCGAAGCTACTGAACCACTGATCAGTCAACAAAGAGATACCCATTTCAAATCTCAAAACAAGTAAAAACTCATTTCAAATCATCAAAGAGTAAAGAAACTACTCAAACAGAAACAGACCCATCTCAGTTACCCATCTCAAGCAAACAAACCATTAAACAAACGAACTAATAAAGATGTCATAAACAGTACCTGGAGTTTTTCTCTTGTTATTCTTGTTAGCTTATTCCCTTTAAGGTTAACGTTACGTTACCAGTGAATCTGCAAACACACATCACTTGTGATTATCCCCATCTAATTACACAAACAAATTCAACAAAACCCAGCAATGAAACAGAGGAACCACTGATCAGTCAACAAAGAGATACCCATTTCAAATCTCAAAACAAGTAAAAACTCATTTCAAATCTCAAACAAGTAAAACCCATTTCAAATCTCAAACAAGTAGTCATAGATGAAGGAGTCACAGACTTACAGATGAAGAGACAAGCTCGAACGGACGAAGAAAGCGAGTCACAGACGGAGATACGACGGAGAACGGAGATACGACGGAGAACGGAGAGATCGATGAGATAGGACGGAGAACGGAGAGATCGGTGAGATAGGACGGAGAACGGAGATAGGACAGAGAACGGAGATCGATGAATCGGCGGAATCGCCACTCGAATCGccgaaggagagagagatcgataaatgattttttttttcccaaatcaAAACCTTAGAAATTTTAGCTTATTGGACAGCCCACATCCACAGTAACCAAACCCATTATCTCCCATAGGCCCATTGGTTTCTGATTTTTGACCATTTAAAACCCATATGGAAATGTGGTTGTGACCAATTAAAGCCCAATTAATTGTGGACATGGGCAACCAATGGAAGGCCCACCCATTTAGCAGCTCTAGGTGAGTGTTCCACAGACCTTTAAAGAACATTCCTTGAATCCCAAAAAACTCTGCTAAGTCTTGAACATTTAATAGAAGAAGCATGTAATGATGCCAACAAGAACATTATTTcgcaaattttttttgtaggaaAGTAGCAGATTGGAGTATCTGATACCTAAAAGAACATCGTTGACACATAGGCTGCCAATGGGAGACCAAGGATTCACAGACTTTGTGGGTCATCTTCTAGAGATAAACTTAAAGAAGCGTCCTTCTGCATCGGAGGCTCTCAAGCACCCTTGGCTTTCATACCCATACGAGCCTATCTCTGCTTAAATCTCCTGACACAACCAGTGAGTTGTTTTGGCTATCATGAAAAAGAAGGCAGCCAAAACCGCAGATTAGTGGGAAAAAACCTTATTATCTGTCCAAAGATTCGAAGCTCCTTTTAGTGCTTGACGATGCAAGTTAGTCTTCCTTTGTGGCTGTAGTCTTCGGTCAAGAGAGGAGGTTATCTGAGTGCAGAAAGGTTAGAGATTTAGAGGAGAAAAACTTTTGTGAGATTTGATTAGATCATGTAACACGTGTGATTATTCTTCTCTTAGAACAGATTGTTGTTTCATCTTGTTTTTGTATCATCAGCTGAtccttagttatttgattatgaGTACTACATTTGTTTCAGTTTAATAGATTCTTTCAGCCTTTtacatatgttaaattttattattaaaaaattgattagCAATTTTCAATAAACCAGTAATAGTTcaataaattcaattatttttaaagtttacactttactattaaaattaattaaagatagataaactttaaaattttatatcgatgaaacaatttttatttaaaagtatttatttattgaaaacaaaaaaaaatatattatttatgaatGTTcactttaattttgtttatgttaCAAACTTACAACTACTGTATGTCTTGAGTTATGTTTAGTGATATAAAGCTGTTGTACTAAGCTCAATATATAGCCTCTTATCAGAAAAAGAATCAATATAATCCAGGATCTTCATGCAATTTAGCTATGAAAATTCATCATTAATTGAATTTTTGAACATTAAAAAgctttaaagaaagaaaaagaaaaaggtatATTTTATTAGTAGAAAATGAAGTTGTGAAGGTCAGGGGAAACAGAGTGAGTAACTGAACAATCCGATGACCACAGTCTCCGGCGCCGTCGTTCCACCGTTTGTAGCACCTCCGATTCGTCGCCCAGTCTCTCGTCATCATCTGAGTCTGACcaaggtctctctctctctctataccttatctaactctctctctcagtgTGTATCAGGTTTCTtcctccaacctttcctttttcTCTTCGATTGTGATTGTAAGGTTCCTAAAGCCGGCTTGCGGAGGAGGAAACAGCTCGGAATTGCTTTAGCGGCGGTTACGGCTTCGGAATCATCACCATCGGAAGGTGAAATGAAAAGCTCACTCCTTCTCTTCCCGTTAGCGTTGTTGTTGTGAATgaattgtttgattttttttttgcaggcaCGTATGATCCGGAGCTCCGTTTGGTTTTCGAGCTCGCCACAGATTCTGAGCTGTACGAGCTTGAGAATATCCTCTTTGGTCCCAGGTGAGAATATCTTCTACTGATTCAGTTACCGTCACCTCTTTAACAATGAAGTTCTTGTGCCCTGAGTAGTTAGTTACTTTTGGTTTGGTGAGCAGCTACTTTAGCCCTTTGTTGAAATCAATCCCTAACAAAGGAGGAGGAGGTGAGAGGTTGATGATAGGGGAAGATATTCAGGTGCGAGATGGTTTTATCCAATCTCTTGAATCTAGATTCTTGTTTCTCGCTGCAGATGCTCGCTCCACTCTCAGGTACCCCTTCCTTCTTCTCTCCTTTGAAACATTATTAGACTGAGCTTCACTAGAGTTGTAAGCTTTCAATGAAGCATTGACTCTGTTGCAACTAAATTTCTCGTCTTTGTGGAAACTAGTTCGATTATTTCTTGACTTTAAAGAGTCTGAAACCAAAGAGTTTTCTTTACTGTTTAGGGGTTGGAGGCCTTCATACAGAAACGTTTTACTTGCGGTGAGAAATAAACTGAGCATTCCCTGCTCCAGCCACTTGCCAACCGAGGATCTCGAAGTtgagatttttctttttcttgttgaCAATTTCTCTAGGTACATTTTTTGTTGGTGGCTCATGGCATGAGTATCCAGATTTTCAGTTGCATTAGTTCTTTACTGGCTGAACCTCTTAACTTATCCTATGTAGTGAAGCATCAGGGATATTCCCTGGCTTGTGGGATAGTTCTCAAGCATCGGAGGTACAGGGAAGCTTAGAAGTTGGGCTCAGTAAATGGAAAGTTGAACTACTTGCTGCTCTAGAAGTAGGTGCTTCAGAGGTCCAATCTATGATTCTCAAGGTTAGTCTTGTTCTAAAGCTTTTTCACCTTAGTAATATGTCCACGTTTCTTTTCTCTGGCTTATAATGTGTTTCTCTGGCCAGGGTGGTGGGATGATCACATTTGCCAAGATTTATCAGTTGGTATGATCACATTTGTCAAGGTTTATCAGTTTGTGTTTTTACATATAACTGGTCTCTTTTGGCCCTGTTATTAGTTGGCTAAGAAACTATCTGGAAAAGTAATCCTTGAAGCCGCCAACTACCAGATAAGGAGAGAGATGCTGAAAAAGGTTTGCATTTGTATTCTAATCCATCTGCTCTGCAGAAGAATCTTATATCAATCACTCATGGATTTGAGAAGCTTTACATATGTCAAATGATGTAGTACTGTAGTAGTATGTAAATACAGGGTGGACAGTTAGCTGCCATTAACTTGGAATCACGAGCAGCTCTGCTTGCAGCAAAACATGTAGTTACTTCTCCTCCATCATATCGCTTCTGAGCTATTTTCGTTACATAAACTACATTGTGACTTACATTTACCTTGTATTGATCACAGGGGTTTGTAGGAGCTGCATCCAGATACCTTGGCTTAAGAACAGTGATGCAATTAGTCGGCCCAATGTTAGTATACACTGCCCCTAATCCTAgcttgtttaaaatatattacaaaagCTAGTTGCACTAGTAGGAACCTACCTGCAATTTACATAACACATGCACATGGATCTGATTCTTATTCATcagtaagttttttttcttatttggaaGAATGATTGTGGGAATGTGCAGGATGTGGGGGACGTTACTGGCAGATTTGGTTATTCAGATGCTTGAAACTGACTACGCTAGAATCTTACGAGCAATTTACGCGTTTGCGCAGGTACTTATTTCTTATGTAGGTAATAGCAGTAGTTGTACTTCTTATTGTTCAAAGAGTGTTAAAAGGATTGTTTGTTTGAATTTTCCAGATTCGAATCACGAGGACATACAGGCTACCTTGTAAATAAAGTAACAGTTATTTTCTGAAGTATCACAATCTCCACCGTCTCTACTTATTATCTCGGTAACAATGTT encodes:
- the BNAC02G22210D gene encoding uncharacterized protein BNAC02G22210D codes for the protein MTTVSGAVVPPFVAPPIRRPVSRHHLSLTKVPKAGLRRRKQLGIALAAVTASESSPSEGTYDPELRLVFELATDSELYELENILFGPSYFSPLLKSIPNKGGGGERLMIGEDIQVRDGFIQSLESRFLFLAADARSTLRGWRPSYRNVLLAVRNKLSIPCSSHLPTEDLEVEIFLFLVDNFSSEASGIFPGLWDSSQASEVQGSLEVGLSKWKVELLAALEVGASEVQSMILKGGGMITFAKIYQLLAKKLSGKVILEAANYQIRREMLKKGGQLAAINLESRAALLAAKHGFVGAASRYLGLRTVMQLVGPMMWGTLLADLVIQMLETDYARILRAIYAFAQIRITRTYRLPCK